One region of Colius striatus isolate bColStr4 chromosome 4, bColStr4.1.hap1, whole genome shotgun sequence genomic DNA includes:
- the NAPG gene encoding gamma-soluble NSF attachment protein, with the protein MAAQKINEALEHIAKAEKYLKTGFLKWKPDYDSAATEYGKAAVAFKNAKQFDQAREACLREAEAHENNKALFHAAKAYEQAGMMLKEMQRLPEAVQLIEKASMMYLENGTPDTAAIALERAGKLIENVSPEKAVQLYQQAASVFENEERLRQALEMLGKASRLLVRGRRLDEAALSLQKEKSIYKEIENYPTCYKKTIAQVLVHLHRNDYVAAERCVRESYSIPGFNGSEDCAALEQLLEGYDQQDQDQVSEVCNLPLFKYMDNDYAKLGLTLVVPGGGIKKKSPNAAQDKARGPAAVGSHADEEEDEYSGGLC; encoded by the exons TCTGAAAACTGGCTTCTTAAAGTGGAAACCAGATTATGACAGTGCAGCTACTGAATATGGGAAGGCAG CTGTTGCTTTTAAGAATGCCAAGCAGTTTGACCAGGCAAGGGAAGCCTGTTTACGGGAAGCTGAGGCACATGAAAATAATAAAGC TCTATTCCATGCTGCCAA agcttatGAGCAGGCTGGCATGATGCTGAAG GAGATGCAGAGACTCCCTGAAGCAGTTCAGCTGATCGAGAAAGCCAGCATGATGTACCTGGAGAACGGGACACCAGATACAGCAGCTATTGCCCTGGAACGGGCTGGAAA GTTAATAGAAAATGTGAGCCCAGAGAAGGCTGTGCAGCTCTATCAGCAAGCAGCATCAGTATTTGAA AATGAAGAACGTTTACGGCAAGCTTTAGAAATGCTAGGGAAGGCATCAAGACTTCTAGTCAGAGGACGGAG gttAGATGAGGCTGCATTgtctcttcagaaagaaaaaagtatttataaGGAAATTGAAAATTACCCAACATGCTATAAG aAAACTATTGCTCAAGTCTTAGTTCATCTTCACAGAAATGATTATGTTGCCGCAGAAAGATGTGTGAGGGAAAGCTATAG TATACCAGGATTTAATGGAAGTGAAGACTGTGCAGCACTAGAGCAACTTTTAGAAGGATATGACCAGCAAGATCAGGATCAAGTTTCGGAAGTCTGTAATTTGCCACTCTTCAAATACATGGACAATGAT TATGCCAAGCTTGGTCTTACCTTGGTGGTCCCAGGAGGTGGAATCAAGAAGAAATCGCCAAATGCTGCGCAAGACAAAGCAAGAGGTCCAGCTGCAGTGGGCTCTCATGCTGATGAGGAAGAGGATGAATATTCTGGTGGACTATGCTAG